From a single Artemia franciscana chromosome 9, ASM3288406v1, whole genome shotgun sequence genomic region:
- the LOC136031399 gene encoding splicing factor 3B subunit 5, translating to MGERYNIHSQLEHLQSKYIGTGHADTTKYEWLTNQHRDSFASYIGHHDLLNFFAISENEAKARIKFNLMEKMFQPCGPPPEKPED from the exons ATGGGTGAGAGATACAATATTCATAGTCAGCTTGAGCATTTGCAGTCTAAATATATTGGAACCGGTCATGCCGATACAACTAA gtaTGAATGGCTAACGAATCAGCATCGTGATTCTTTTGCTTCTTACATTGGGCACCATGACctgttgaatttttttgccATCTCAGAAAACGAAGCCAAAGCTAGAATCAAGTTCAATTTAATGGAGAAGATGTTTCAACCTTGTGGACCACCTCCAGAAAAACCCGAAGATTAA